GGCACGCTGACGCTGAAATTCTGGTCCATCGGCTCCGGCCAGCCAATCGAGTTCGCGCACATCAGCGCCAGCCAGCTCGATTTCACCGCGCTGATGCGGCAGGTGGGGATCCCGTCATCCACGGACACGCCTTATCAGGCGGAGACTTCTTTCGGCCTCTTCACGTGGCTGCGCGCACAGCTCAAGTTCCTGCCGTTCACGCTGCTTTTCATCGGCGGACTGGTCTATGCGGCGATGATGATCGATCCGCAGTTCAATCAAGCCAACGGGCTGCCGCCGGAGATCGACCTGCGGCTCTGGCTCCTCTACGCGACCGGCCTTCCGGTGGCGATCGCGCTCATCGCCGTGATCCGCTCGGCGATCTACCACTCGAACCAACGCCTCAGCTTCCACGCCCACTACGTGGAGGCCGAGCAGGGCATCATCGCGAAGCGCTACTACTACGCCCGCTATGGGAATATCAAGCGGGTGAAGGTGACGCGCTACCCCGGCGGCGCGACGGGAGATCTACAGATCTTCGTGGCGGGGGAGGAAGCGATCCAGCAGGCCGCCCAGAAGAACCAGGGACAAAAGGGCCTCATGAAGCAGTGCTCTTTCACCTCCGGCTTCCTGTCCAAAGCCGACAAGCAGGGCCTGCTGCTGGATGACATCCTCTGCGGCCGCGTGGACCCGCGGCCGGAAGCCCTCCCGGCCAAGGTGCTGCCGACACTGCTCGAAGCCCGGCGCTCGGCGGGGAATGCGATCTTCTCGCTGATCTTCCTCAGCATCCTGCTGGTACCGCTGGTGGTGCTGCTCCCCATCACCCTGCCGCTGACCGTGATGCGCGTGAAGCGCTGGCGCTACCGCATCGAGACCGCCCGCATCGTGAAGAGCTGGGGCATGCTCTACCGCAGCGAGGAGAGCACCCTGCTGGACCGCGTGGACAGCCTCCAGCAGAGCCAGGGGATGGTGAACAAGATCTTCAAAAACGGCAACGTGACCATCATGACCGCGGGCAGCAGCAAACCCGACCTCCACATCATCGACTCGCCGGATTTCTTGGCGATCTACCAGATGATCCGGGAGCGCTCGGAGTGAGGGTTCCCGACGCTTGGCACAGATAGATTGCCGTTTGCACGATCTGGCGCAATTTGCGCGGAAAACGCTCGGTTCTTGTCGCTCGCCCTCATGGTGTTAGACGGGGGGTCTCTCTACCCGGAATGGGGCGAGACCCCCGGCACATGAAGCGATTTGACCAAACGAACCCGCCTGTCGTCGTTTACGGCGTCCCGCTGCTGATGGTCGCCATTTACATTGGCGACTACTTTGCCCCGCTGGGTTTCGGCGCGTTCATTTTTTACATGGTCCCGGTGGTGATGACGCTGTTCGCGTGGCGGACCATCGTCCCGGTGATCACGGCGCTCTGCGCCACCTTCCTGATCATTGCGGACTCCGCGATGACGCCGGAGGGAGACTTCACGAGCATCTCCCACCTGAACCGCTTCTTCGGAACGCTGACGATCTGGATGATCGCGGGCATCGGTGCCCAATTCATCCGCAACCGTCTGGAAGTGCGGAAGGAAGTGTGGATGCGCGACGGCCAGGCGAAGCTGGTCCACCGGCTGGAGGGCGACCCGATGATCGACGAGCTGGGATCAAAGGCGATCGGCTTCCTCTGCGAGCATCTCGGGGCAAAGACGGCCGCCTTTTTCGTCCGTCATGATGCCGGTCACTTCCAGCGCTGTGCGACCTATGCGGCGGCGAAGGACAGCGTGCCCGAGCGCTTTCACCCCGGGGAGGGCCTGCTGGGCCAAGCGGTGCGGGACGGGAAGATCCACACGATCGAGGACATCCCCGCGGGCTACCTCGCGGCCGGCTCCAGCTTTGGCGAGTCGCCGCCGCGCCACCTGATCGTAATCCCGGTGAGCTTCGAGGACGAGGTGATCGCGGTGATGGAGATCGGCTATTTCAATACGATCCAGGACAGCGACCGCGATTTCCTGGAGCGCGCCGAAGACACGCTGGCCGTGGCCATCCGCTCCGCGAACTACCGCACCCGGCTGCGCGAGCTGCTGGAGGAGACTCAGCAGCAATCCGAGGAAGTACAGGCGCAGGCCGAGGAGCTGCGCGTGTCGAACGAGGAGCTGGAGGAACAAAGCCGCGTGCTCCGCGAGTCCCAGTCGCGGCTGGAGCAGCAGCAGGCGGAGCTGGAGCAGATCAATACCCGCCTCGAGGAGCAGACGCAGGCGCTGGAAGGCCAGCGCAACGACCTGGTGCGCGCGAAGCAATCGCTGGAAAGCCAGGCCCGCCTGGTGGAGCAGGCCAGCCGCTACAAGTCCGACTTCCTCGCAAACATGTCGCACGAGCTGCGGACGCCGCTGAATTCATCGCTCATCCTCGCGCGGCTGCTGGCGGAGAACCGGCCGGGCAATCTTTCCGACGAGCAGATGAAATTTGCCCGGACGATCGAGACCGCCGGCAAGGACCTGCTGAACCTGATCAACGACGTGCTCGATCTGTCGAAGATCGAGGCCGGTCACCTGGAGATCCACACCGAGACGCTGCAGCTCGGGGAAATGGCTTCGAAGCTCCACGCGATCTTCGACCCCATCGCCGGGCAGAAGAACCTCGGCCTGCACATCGAGCTGGATGACGACCTGCCGGACTCGATCGAGACCGACACTCAGCGCCTGATGCAGGTGCTGAAGAACCTGCTCTCGAACGCGCTGAAATTCACCGAAAAGGGCGAGGTGCGGGTCCGGGTGACGCGCGCGACGAAGGATCACATCCGCATCGCCGTGAAGGACACCGGCATCGGGATCTCGGAGGAATTCCAGCGCTCGATCTTCGAGCCCTTCTATCAGGCAGATGCGGCGAGCAACCGGAAGTTCGGCGGCACGGGTCTGGGTCTCTCGATCTCGCGCCAGCTCGCTCTGCTGCTCGGCGGGGAGATCGAGCTGGAAAGCGAGCACGGCGTGGGCAGCACCTTCTCGCTCATCCTGCCGGTGAGCCACACCGGCCCGGCACACCCGCAGGCCCTGCCGATGGTGACGGCGGCCCCGCAGGTGATCGCCGCACTTCCTGCGGTGAAGCCGCTGCCACCCGCAGCCGCCGCCATGGACGCGCGCGCCGCCCATCACGTGCCGGACGACCGCGAAAAGCTGTCCGCGGGCAAACGCATCATCCTGATCGTGGAAGATGACGAGGCCTTCGCCAATATCCTGGTGGACCTCGCGCACGAGATGCACTTCCAGGCACTGGTGGCGACGACTGCGGACGAAGCGCTGGCACTGGCGCAGCAGCACCGCCCGAGCGCCATGGTCCTCGACATCGGCCTGCCGGACAATTCCGGGCTCTTCGTGCTGGAGCGCCTGAAGAGCGACTCCCGCACCCGCCACATCCCGGTGCACGTCGTATCCGGCAGCGACTACACCCAGACCGCCCTCGCGATGGGCGCGGTGGGCTACATGCTGAAGCCGGTGAAGCGCGAGCAGCTCGTGGAGGCCTTCGACAGCCTGGAGACCCGCCTGAACGAAAAGATGCGCAAGGTGCTGGTCGTGGAAGACGACCCGATCCAGCTCGAGGCGATGAAGGCGCTCTTCCACACACTGGACGTGGAGACGGTGTGCGCCGAGACCGCGGCGAGCTGCCTGACCCTGCTGAAGGAAGGCACCTTCGACTGCATGGTGCTGGACCTCAGCCTGCCGGATGCCTCGGGCTTCTCCCTGCTGGAGACGCTGAGCACGGAGGACACCTACTCCTTCCCGCCCGTGATCGTTTACACCGGCCGCGAGCTCGCCCCGGGCGAGGAGCAGCGGCTGCGGCGCTACTCGAAGTCCATCATCATCAAGGGCGCGAAGTCGCCGGAGCGCCTGCTCGACGAGGTGACGCTCTTCCTCCACCAGGTGGTGGCCGACCTGCCGCCCGAGCAGCAGCGCATGATCGAGCACGCGGGCAACCGCGACGCCGCGCTGGAGGGCAAGCGCATCCTCATCGCCGAGGACGACGTGCGGAATGTCTTCGCCCTCACCAGCCTGCTGGAAGGCCGCGGCGTGACGCTGCGGATCGCCCGCAACGGCCTGGAGGCCGTGGAGGCTCTGGAGCGTGCCAAGACCGACCCCTCGCAGGGCGTGGACCTCGTCCTGATGGACGTGATGATGCCGGAGATGGACGGCATCACCGCCATGCGCGAGATCCGCAAGCACCCGGAGTGGCGGAAGCTGCCCATCATCGCCCTGACCGCGAAGGCGATGAAGAACGACCAGGAGCAATGCCTGGCCGCCGGGGCGAACGACTACCTTGCCAAGCCGCTGGATGTGGACAAGTTGCTGTCCCTGATCCGGGTCTGGATGCCCCGCTGAAGAACCACCTCCCATGAAAAGCCTGCCCTCCCGGACCGAGGAGATCGAGCTGCACCTGCTGCTCGAGGCGATCTACTTGCGGTATCACCACGACTTCCGCGGCTACTCGGTGGCCTCGCTGAAGCGCCGGCTGACGCAGGCCCGCCAGCACTTCGGCTGCGAGACCTTTTCCCAGCTCCAGGACCGCGTGCTGCGGGACGAGGGCATGGTATCCCGGCTGCTGCCCTACCTGACGGTGCAGGTCAGCGAGATGTTCCGCGATCCTTCCTACTTCCGCGCGCTGCGGGAGAAGGTGATCCCGCACCTGCGCACCTACCCCTCGCTGAAGGTGTGGATCGCCGGCTGCAGCCAAGGCGAAGAGCTTTACTCGATGGTGATCCTTTTCCGCGAGGAGGGGCTGGAAAACCGCACGATCTTCTACGCCACGGACATCAATTCCACCGCGCTCGCGGCGGCGGAGGCCGGGGTCTATGACCTCGACCGCATCGCTCTCTTCACGGCGAATCACCAGAAATCCGGCGGCAAGGGCTCCCTGTCCGACCACTTCACCACAGGCTACGGCCGTGCGGTCATCGACAAGTCGCTGCGCCAGCGTGTGGTCTTCTCGGACCACAGCCTGGCCTCGGACGCCGTCTTCGCCGAGGCGCACCTCGTTTCCTGCCGGAACGTGCTGATCTACTTCACCCGGCCGCTGCAGGACCGGGCGGTGGGACTTTTCCAGGACTCGCTGGTCCGCCGCGGCTTCCTCGGCCTCGGGTCGAAGGAAAGCCTGCGGTTTTCCGAGCATGCGGGGGATTTCGAGGAATTCGACCGCAAGGAACGAATCTACCAGAGGAGCGCCGACCGATGATCGCGGAAGAATCCATCAACGAATCCGCAGTGGTGATCGGCGCATCGGTCGGGGCGATCGGCGCGCTGAGCGCCATCCTGCCCGCGCTGCCCGCCGGCTACCCGCTGCCGGTGCTGGTGGTGGTGCACATCCCGCCGGACCGGGACACCGGGCTGCCCGCGCTCTTCGCCGCACGCTGCGCGCTGCCGGTGAAGGAGGCGGAAGACAAGGAACCGGTGCGCCCGGGCACGATCTACTTCGCCCCGCCGAACTATCACCTGCTGGTGGAGCCCGACTTCACCTTTGCCCTCTCCGTCGATGACCCGGTGATGTATTCCCGCCCGGCGCTCGACGTCCTCTTCGAATCCGCCGCGGACGCCTACGGAAACGGCCTCTGCGGCGTGGTCCTCACCGGGGCCAGCGCCGACGGTGCCCGCGGCCTGCGCGCCGTGGCCGCCGCCGGGGGCCGCGCCCTCGTCCAGACGCCGGAAACGGCCGAGGGCGAGATCATGCCCCGCGCCGCCCTCGACGCTTGCCCACTTGCGCGAGCCCTTGACTTGGGCGACATCGCCCGTGAGTTAATCCAACTCCCCTCCTCCACCTGACATGACCGCTCCCGTCAAATTCCTGCTGGTCGATGACCTCGACGCGAATCTCATCGCGCTGGAAGGGCTGTTGAAACGCGAGGGACTGGAGTTGCTCAAGGCCGGTTCCGGTCGCGAGGCATTGGAATTGCTGCTGGTACACGATATCGCGCTGGCATTCCTGGACGTCCAGATGCCGGAGATGGGCGGCTTCGAGCTGGCGGAGATCATGCGCAGCACCGAGCGGACGCGGAACGTGCCCATCATCTTCCTCACCGCCGGGGTGGTGGACCAGGAGCACCGCTTCCGGGGATTTGAAACGGGAGCCGTGGATTTCCTGCCCAAGCCGATCGACTCGCAGGTGCTGCTGAACAAGGCGGCCGTCTTCTTCGACCTCGCCCGCCAGCGGCAGGAGCTGCAGGAAAGCAGGCTGCGGCTGCTCCAGGCAAACGACCAGCTCGCGCGCAGCAATGCCGAACTGGAAAAGGCGGACCGCTCGAAGGACGAATTCCTCGCCATGCTCGCCCACGAGCTGCGGAACCCGCTGGCACCTCTGCGGAATGCTGCGATGACCCTGCGCAAGCCGGACATCGACCGCCAGCATCACGAACGCGTGGTCTCCATGATCGAGCGCCAGGTGGGAAACCTGAGCCACATGATCGAGGACCTGCTGGATGTCTCCCGCATCACGCAGGGGAAGATCGAGCTGCGCTGCCAGCCCGTGGAGCTGCAGCCGGTGCTGCAATCCGCCGCGCTGACCGTGGCGGCGAGTTGCAAGGCCGCGGGCCAGGAGCTGCGCGTCAATCTGCCCTCGGAGCCCGTCTTCCTCGATGCCGACAGCACCCGGCTGGAGCAGATCGTGGGGAACCTGCTCACGAATGCCTCGCGCTACAGCGGGGAGCTGTCCCGCATCGAGCTGTCCTCGGAAACGGCGGGCACGCCGGAGAAGCCGGAAGTCATCATCCGCGTGACGGACAATGGCCGCGGCATCGACCCCGAGCTGCTGCCGCGCATCTTCGGACTCTTCGTCCAGGGCAGCCGCACGATCGACCGCTCGAACGAAGGCCTGGGCATCGGCCTGACGGTCGTCCACCGGCTGGTGCAGCTCCATGGCGGCACCATCGACGCGCACAGCGAAGGCATCGGGAAAGGTGCCGAATTCATCATCCGCCTGCCGCGCCTGGTCAGCCAGCAGCCCGAGGAGGCTGCTCCGGTGATCCTGGATGCGGACGAACCCGCCGCCCTGCGCATCCTGATCGTGGACGACAACTGCGACTCCGCGGACAGCATGGGCATGCTGCTGGAAATCGAGGGCCACGTCACCCGCGTGGCGCACGGTGCGGAGGAAGCGCTGGAGCTCGCCAATGAATTCCGCCCGCAGGTCGTGCTGCTCGATATCGGCCTGCCCGGCATGGACGGCTACGAGGTCGCACGGCACCTGCGCAAGCGCGAGGCGACCGAGGATGCCTTCCTCATCGCCGTCACCGGCTACGGCACCGAGGAAGACCGCGCCCGCACGAAGGCCGCCGGCTTCGACGAGCACCTCGTGAAACCCGCCGACCTGGGCCTGCTCCGCAAGTGGCTGGAAGCGCAGGGCAAGCTCCGGCTGGCCGGGGTGTGAGGGTCATTCCTGATCCTCACCCATCGACAGCCGGATTCTCACGAATCCCCGGTCACCGGTGGCCTCGGCCGGGACGGGGCAGATGACCGGCTCATCCGGGATGCTCGGCCCGCCGGGGATGCGATGGACCCGCTCCCAATGGACGAGGTCCGTCGAAAACTCGAGGTCGTAGTTCAGCCCGGTCGTATCGTGCTCCGGCAGGGTGAGGCAGAGCCGGATCTGGCCGTTCTCGATGCGCAGGTCCTGCGTGTAGGCGGACCTGGCGCTGAGGGGATTCGAGCCGAAGGCGAACTCCATCAGGTTGCTCTGGCCGTCGCCATCAGGGTCCGCATTCATGGGCGCGCGCTCACCCGCGCCGATCTTCGAGATTGCCCACGCGGTGTAGGTGTCGCTGACCGACTCGCGGAAAGCGACCTCGTCGAGGATCAGGCGGCCGGCCTCATAGCCAGCCGTGCGCCATTCCAAGCGGAAGGTCTGTCCCCACGGGATGACCACCTCGCGGCGCTCCCAGCCGAAGCTGCCGCTGCGGGCCGCGAGCACGGAGGCCTGTCCATTCGGGTAAGCGATTAGCCCCACATTCGCACCGGTGGAGACGCCCTCGCTCTTCCACCACCAGCTCACGGTGCCGGGCCCGGTGAAGAAGGTGGTGAGGCTGCCGTCGCCGCCGGACGATACCGCGGCCCCGTCGCCATGGGTGACCGCTGTCTGGCCATGCCAGCGGCCGCTGCCGGAGCTGAGGAAGACCTTCCCCGGCACCCCGAGCGCCTCGCCGAGCGGATGGGCGGGTTCTTCCAAGCTGACCTGGTCGAGGAACATCGCATCGAGCGTCCCCTGCCCGCTGGCCGTGGTGAATCGCAACAGATGGTCACTGCCCGGCGGGAGGTGCCAGACGGAATTCAACGTCTCCGCCGTCGTCCCGCCCACGCCGTGGATATTGTACCACAGGCCTCCGGCGTTAAAGAACATCCCGCCGACCCGGTTTGTGCGCAGGCCCGTCCAGCCGGTGCGGAAGGCGAGTTCGCGGTTGCCCGGGACGGTCATGTTCAGCCGCGATTGGATGGGGGAGCCCATGAGATCGACGGAAGACGAAACCGGCTGGCTCTCCGCACGGAAGCCCCCGCCGGGAGTGGGCTGCACGGTCCAAGGATGCCCCACCAGCTCCAAGTCCACCCCGGCGGGAAAGAGCGACGCGATCTCCGGGCGTCCGGTCGCCACTTCCACGCGGTCGATCATCAGGCGCTCCATCCGCGTGCTGCCAAGGGGCGTGCCACCGGGAGTCCACTCCCAGCGGATGGTGTGCGTCCCGGCGGGCAGCGGCCAGCGCACCGGGATCGCATCGTCCGGCCACGTCGCTCCAGCCAGCGGCATTACGGGCTCGCCATTCACGATCAGTTTGCCACTGCCGAGGCCGAAGGTGTCGTCCAGATAGACGAATGAGAGCACGGCGGGACCGGTCACATCGGTCTCGATCCACGTCGTCCCAGCCTCCGGAGCCGGGCTGATGGCAGCCAGCTCGTAGCCGCCACCGGGAAGGCCACGCCAGGCATGCTCCCATGGCGCGCTCGTGCTGGTCCGCCACGGCAGCGAAGGCGCCTTCAGTACCTCGGCGAGGGTCAGG
The Luteolibacter flavescens DNA segment above includes these coding regions:
- a CDS encoding response regulator, which gives rise to MKRFDQTNPPVVVYGVPLLMVAIYIGDYFAPLGFGAFIFYMVPVVMTLFAWRTIVPVITALCATFLIIADSAMTPEGDFTSISHLNRFFGTLTIWMIAGIGAQFIRNRLEVRKEVWMRDGQAKLVHRLEGDPMIDELGSKAIGFLCEHLGAKTAAFFVRHDAGHFQRCATYAAAKDSVPERFHPGEGLLGQAVRDGKIHTIEDIPAGYLAAGSSFGESPPRHLIVIPVSFEDEVIAVMEIGYFNTIQDSDRDFLERAEDTLAVAIRSANYRTRLRELLEETQQQSEEVQAQAEELRVSNEELEEQSRVLRESQSRLEQQQAELEQINTRLEEQTQALEGQRNDLVRAKQSLESQARLVEQASRYKSDFLANMSHELRTPLNSSLILARLLAENRPGNLSDEQMKFARTIETAGKDLLNLINDVLDLSKIEAGHLEIHTETLQLGEMASKLHAIFDPIAGQKNLGLHIELDDDLPDSIETDTQRLMQVLKNLLSNALKFTEKGEVRVRVTRATKDHIRIAVKDTGIGISEEFQRSIFEPFYQADAASNRKFGGTGLGLSISRQLALLLGGEIELESEHGVGSTFSLILPVSHTGPAHPQALPMVTAAPQVIAALPAVKPLPPAAAAMDARAAHHVPDDREKLSAGKRIILIVEDDEAFANILVDLAHEMHFQALVATTADEALALAQQHRPSAMVLDIGLPDNSGLFVLERLKSDSRTRHIPVHVVSGSDYTQTALAMGAVGYMLKPVKREQLVEAFDSLETRLNEKMRKVLVVEDDPIQLEAMKALFHTLDVETVCAETAASCLTLLKEGTFDCMVLDLSLPDASGFSLLETLSTEDTYSFPPVIVYTGRELAPGEEQRLRRYSKSIIIKGAKSPERLLDEVTLFLHQVVADLPPEQQRMIEHAGNRDAALEGKRILIAEDDVRNVFALTSLLEGRGVTLRIARNGLEAVEALERAKTDPSQGVDLVLMDVMMPEMDGITAMREIRKHPEWRKLPIIALTAKAMKNDQEQCLAAGANDYLAKPLDVDKLLSLIRVWMPR
- a CDS encoding CheR family methyltransferase; the protein is MKSLPSRTEEIELHLLLEAIYLRYHHDFRGYSVASLKRRLTQARQHFGCETFSQLQDRVLRDEGMVSRLLPYLTVQVSEMFRDPSYFRALREKVIPHLRTYPSLKVWIAGCSQGEELYSMVILFREEGLENRTIFYATDINSTALAAAEAGVYDLDRIALFTANHQKSGGKGSLSDHFTTGYGRAVIDKSLRQRVVFSDHSLASDAVFAEAHLVSCRNVLIYFTRPLQDRAVGLFQDSLVRRGFLGLGSKESLRFSEHAGDFEEFDRKERIYQRSADR
- a CDS encoding chemotaxis protein CheB produces the protein MIAEESINESAVVIGASVGAIGALSAILPALPAGYPLPVLVVVHIPPDRDTGLPALFAARCALPVKEAEDKEPVRPGTIYFAPPNYHLLVEPDFTFALSVDDPVMYSRPALDVLFESAADAYGNGLCGVVLTGASADGARGLRAVAAAGGRALVQTPETAEGEIMPRAALDACPLARALDLGDIARELIQLPSST
- a CDS encoding response regulator, producing the protein MTAPVKFLLVDDLDANLIALEGLLKREGLELLKAGSGREALELLLVHDIALAFLDVQMPEMGGFELAEIMRSTERTRNVPIIFLTAGVVDQEHRFRGFETGAVDFLPKPIDSQVLLNKAAVFFDLARQRQELQESRLRLLQANDQLARSNAELEKADRSKDEFLAMLAHELRNPLAPLRNAAMTLRKPDIDRQHHERVVSMIERQVGNLSHMIEDLLDVSRITQGKIELRCQPVELQPVLQSAALTVAASCKAAGQELRVNLPSEPVFLDADSTRLEQIVGNLLTNASRYSGELSRIELSSETAGTPEKPEVIIRVTDNGRGIDPELLPRIFGLFVQGSRTIDRSNEGLGIGLTVVHRLVQLHGGTIDAHSEGIGKGAEFIIRLPRLVSQQPEEAAPVILDADEPAALRILIVDDNCDSADSMGMLLEIEGHVTRVAHGAEEALELANEFRPQVVLLDIGLPGMDGYEVARHLRKREATEDAFLIAVTGYGTEEDRARTKAAGFDEHLVKPADLGLLRKWLEAQGKLRLAGV